The proteins below are encoded in one region of Alistipes communis:
- a CDS encoding LysM peptidoglycan-binding domain-containing protein — protein MYRPILITAACLCIGLTPVSASAPQSQKSETIVYIGGEKFYIHTVQPGQTLYSIARLYGVSEQTLVAYNPTMADVLKADQNVKIPVPAPQMQPDEAPLTARQEKKLRKKFILHTVEAHETLYAISKRYGISVETLLEDNENLDPTHLTIGGTLLVRKKEVGKTSNAENLAELEEYKEKLNSVPTDGFRYYVVRPGDTMYSLAHTNRTTEQTLSELNEGLSSATLKAGAIIKLPTADVPATAEQPADTLTVRPPAEKLLTLAPDAALRLSLLLPATTDGRPNASYTEFYQGFLLGVDRLRRDGRSVRLDVFDTAHDPAKVATLVADSTLARSQLIVGPVYEDELAPVLRIAEQEGIPVVSPLATIDHTHSDVLFQMAPDPARKYAKLARPLNSGRRVVLIYSQHTDTAFEQAVKALIPDVGYETFRYEQGSNIGSILSARDSALLVVLSGKETEVDSILAALASASSNIIARGHSAPQYDVIGGPHWNRFDNIDRNLFFKNRVTFISTYHAKRDDERIRTFDNRYISAFGSLPTLYSYRGYDAAVLFGSAMFDDINGFFDDETFTPLQTPYRFTRTADGNRVNTEWVRVVYNDNYTITLE, from the coding sequence ATGTACAGACCGATTCTCATAACGGCGGCATGTCTCTGCATCGGGTTGACGCCCGTATCGGCGTCGGCTCCGCAGTCGCAGAAGTCGGAGACGATCGTCTATATCGGCGGCGAGAAGTTCTACATCCACACCGTGCAACCCGGCCAGACGCTCTACTCGATCGCGCGGCTCTACGGCGTGAGCGAGCAGACGCTCGTGGCGTACAATCCGACGATGGCCGACGTGTTGAAAGCCGACCAGAACGTCAAAATTCCGGTTCCCGCCCCGCAGATGCAACCCGACGAAGCGCCGCTCACGGCCAGACAGGAGAAGAAACTCCGCAAAAAGTTCATTCTGCATACGGTGGAGGCGCACGAGACGCTCTACGCCATTTCGAAGCGCTACGGCATTTCGGTCGAGACGCTGCTGGAGGATAACGAGAATCTCGATCCTACGCACCTGACGATCGGCGGCACGCTGCTGGTACGGAAAAAGGAGGTGGGCAAGACCAGCAACGCCGAGAATCTCGCCGAATTGGAAGAGTACAAGGAGAAGCTGAACAGCGTTCCGACCGACGGTTTCCGCTATTACGTCGTCCGACCGGGCGATACGATGTATTCGCTCGCCCACACCAACCGGACTACGGAGCAAACGCTCTCGGAACTCAACGAAGGCCTTTCGTCCGCAACGCTCAAAGCCGGTGCGATCATCAAGTTGCCGACGGCCGATGTACCCGCCACCGCCGAGCAACCGGCCGACACGCTGACGGTGCGGCCGCCCGCCGAAAAACTCCTGACGCTCGCGCCGGACGCCGCGCTCCGCTTGTCGCTGCTGCTGCCCGCCACGACCGACGGGCGCCCCAATGCCAGCTATACCGAATTCTATCAGGGATTCCTGCTGGGCGTCGACCGGCTCCGCCGCGACGGCCGGTCGGTACGGCTCGACGTTTTCGACACGGCGCACGATCCCGCGAAGGTCGCGACACTCGTCGCCGACAGCACTCTCGCCCGCTCGCAACTGATCGTCGGCCCCGTGTACGAAGACGAACTGGCACCTGTCCTGCGCATCGCCGAGCAGGAGGGTATTCCGGTCGTTTCGCCGCTGGCGACGATCGACCATACGCACAGCGACGTCCTCTTCCAAATGGCGCCCGATCCCGCCCGGAAATACGCGAAACTCGCCCGGCCGCTCAACAGCGGCCGCAGGGTCGTACTGATTTACAGCCAGCACACCGACACGGCGTTCGAACAGGCCGTCAAGGCGCTGATTCCCGACGTGGGGTACGAAACGTTCCGCTACGAGCAGGGCAGCAACATCGGCAGCATCCTCTCGGCCCGCGACAGCGCCCTGCTCGTCGTATTGTCGGGCAAAGAGACCGAGGTCGACTCGATCCTCGCCGCACTGGCCTCGGCCAGCAGCAATATCATCGCCCGCGGCCACTCCGCACCGCAGTACGACGTCATCGGCGGCCCGCACTGGAACCGGTTCGACAACATCGACCGCAACCTCTTTTTCAAGAATCGGGTGACCTTCATCTCGACCTATCACGCCAAACGCGACGACGAACGCATCCGCACCTTCGACAACCGCTATATCTCCGCATTCGGTTCGCTGCCGACGCTCTACTCCTATCGGGGGTACGACGCGGCCGTCCTGTTCGGCTCGGCGATGTTCGACGACATCAACGGCTTTTTCGACGACGAGACCTTCACGCCGCTCCAGACGCCTTACCGCTTTACGCGGACGGCCGACGGCAACCGCGTCAACACCGAATGGGTGCGTGTCGTCTACAACGACAACTATACCATCACGCTCGAATAA
- a CDS encoding redox-sensing transcriptional repressor Rex, translating to MASSNIPEKTIERLSEYRRTLLSCHKQGITHIFSHVLAGIHGITAVQVRRDLMLIGFSSDTKKGYDVKVLIDFISNILDSDTVTNIAVIGMGHLGQAITKYFNGRGLKLKITTAFDIDPAKVGQTIDGIPCHHMETFEEVVEDKDIDIVIVSSPSRVADELVVPIVNAGIKGVLNFTSRPLNFPRGIVVENYDITTLLEKVAYFVKENEENPTDD from the coding sequence ATGGCATCTTCCAATATCCCCGAAAAAACGATCGAACGGCTGAGCGAGTACCGCCGTACGCTGCTCTCCTGCCACAAGCAGGGGATTACCCACATCTTCTCCCACGTGCTGGCCGGCATCCACGGCATCACGGCGGTGCAGGTGCGCCGCGACCTGATGCTCATCGGCTTTTCGAGCGACACGAAGAAGGGCTATGACGTGAAGGTGCTCATCGATTTCATCAGCAACATCCTCGACAGCGACACAGTGACCAACATCGCCGTCATCGGCATGGGACACCTCGGCCAGGCCATCACCAAGTATTTCAACGGCCGCGGTCTGAAATTGAAGATCACCACCGCGTTCGACATCGACCCCGCGAAGGTCGGCCAGACGATCGACGGCATTCCGTGCCACCATATGGAGACATTCGAGGAGGTGGTCGAGGACAAGGACATCGACATCGTCATCGTCTCGTCTCCCTCGCGCGTAGCCGACGAACTGGTCGTCCCGATCGTCAACGCCGGCATCAAGGGCGTGCTCAACTTCACCTCGCGGCCGCTCAACTTCCCGCGCGGCATCGTGGTCGAGAACTACGACATCACCACACTGCTCGAAAAGGTCGCCTATTTCGTCAAGGAGAACGAGGAGAACCCGACCGACGACTGA
- a CDS encoding FAD synthetase — MKVFHGIDRLPAFRHPAATVGSFDGVHGGHSELLAAVRRFARERDGESIVVTFSPHPRIVLETQTDLRLLTTLDEKAWLLERAGIDNLVVIPFTREFSRTGSADFIRRDLIGKLGVETLVMGYNHHFGHNKEGDYGSLRSSERPTLRLYRIEPFSVGGEKVSSTVVRSLVEHAEMARAARMLGHPYLLMADVARGSLRIDDPYKLLPPAGEYPVTADGVPARLFIPSEGAPHLDRPFTKEKSIIEFTAL, encoded by the coding sequence ATGAAAGTTTTCCACGGAATCGACCGGCTCCCCGCATTCCGCCATCCGGCGGCTACTGTCGGATCGTTCGACGGCGTACACGGCGGTCACAGCGAGTTGCTCGCGGCCGTGCGCCGCTTCGCCCGCGAACGCGACGGCGAAAGTATCGTCGTCACATTCTCGCCCCACCCGCGCATCGTACTCGAAACACAGACCGATCTGCGCCTGCTCACGACGCTCGACGAGAAGGCCTGGCTGCTCGAACGGGCCGGCATCGACAATCTGGTCGTCATCCCTTTTACCCGCGAATTCAGCCGGACGGGTTCCGCCGATTTCATCCGCCGCGACCTGATCGGAAAACTGGGCGTCGAAACACTCGTAATGGGGTATAACCACCACTTCGGGCACAACAAGGAGGGCGACTACGGTTCGCTGCGCTCATCGGAGCGGCCGACGTTGCGGCTGTACCGGATCGAACCGTTCAGCGTCGGCGGCGAAAAGGTCAGTTCGACCGTCGTCCGGTCGCTCGTCGAACACGCCGAGATGGCCCGCGCCGCCCGTATGCTGGGACATCCCTATCTGCTGATGGCCGACGTCGCCCGCGGCTCCCTCCGCATCGACGACCCCTACAAGCTGCTGCCGCCTGCGGGCGAGTATCCCGTCACGGCTGACGGTGTACCGGCGAGACTCTTCATTCCTTCCGAAGGAGCGCCGCATCTGGACCGGCCGTTTACCAAAGAAAAGAGCATTATCGAATTTACCGCACTATGA
- a CDS encoding acyl-CoA thioesterase: MITHDTKIRVWYKHTDQMGFVHHSNYICYYEEARSDLMRSMGLSYADMERKGIIMPILEVQSVYKRPAFFDDCLTVRILLREMPTARIRFEYEVYNSQGELLNTGMTALGFLHADTHRPTRAPQWFVEALAAAMK, encoded by the coding sequence ATGATTACACACGACACCAAAATCCGGGTCTGGTACAAGCATACCGACCAAATGGGGTTCGTCCACCACTCGAACTACATCTGCTACTACGAAGAGGCGCGCTCCGACCTGATGCGCTCGATGGGGCTCTCCTACGCCGACATGGAACGAAAGGGCATCATCATGCCGATCCTGGAGGTGCAGTCGGTCTACAAACGTCCGGCTTTCTTCGACGACTGCCTTACGGTGCGCATCCTGCTGCGCGAAATGCCTACGGCGCGCATCCGTTTCGAATACGAGGTCTACAACTCGCAGGGCGAACTGCTCAACACGGGCATGACGGCGCTGGGTTTTCTCCATGCCGACACGCACCGTCCGACACGCGCCCCGCAATGGTTCGTCGAGGCGCTCGCTGCGGCGATGAAGTAG
- the htpG gene encoding molecular chaperone HtpG: MTNGKIGVTTENIFPVIKKFLYSDHEIFLRELVSNAVDATQKLKALASRGEMQGELGDLTIRIAVDTDKRLLTITDRGIGMTADEVDRYINQIAFSGAEEFMAKYKDQAIIGHFGLGFYSSFMVADKVEIITRSYKEGSKTVHWECNGSPEFSMEESDEAHDRGTTIVLHLSEEAKEYAEAAKIEELLRKYCRFLPVPIAFGKVKEWKDGKYVDTDKDNIVNDTDPLWMRKPADITEEQYKEFYHELYPTGEEPLFSIHLNIDYPFHLTGILYFPKIRNNFEIQKNKIQLYSNQVYVTDQVEGIVPEYLTLLHGVIDSPDIPLNVSRSYLQSDSNVKKISNYITRKVADRLQELFNTMRPEFEKKWDDLKIFIQYGILTDEKFAEKAQSFTLWKNTDGKYFTPAEYEELVKANQTDKHQTLVFLYVDDPVAKLAALEAAKGKGYDVLEMNGPLDNHYVNWYESKHKEQRFVRVDSDIVDKLIQKEDSLKMSLSEAQQEILRPVFEAQMPHDEKIHYNIAFEPMAAGEAPVVITQNEFMRRMKEMAAMSGGGMSQFYGQMPDNFTLVVNGNHPIVIDILQNVEKEYGDKLKSITKKIDAAVQEEKRFEETIDKKKEEELTAEEKNQREELSKKVVTLRDERNERLRQIGEKDSLVRQIIDLALLTNGMLKGKNLTEFIQRSISLIEK; the protein is encoded by the coding sequence ATGACAAACGGTAAAATCGGGGTGACGACCGAAAACATCTTTCCCGTCATCAAGAAATTCCTCTATTCCGACCACGAAATCTTCCTGCGCGAATTGGTGTCGAACGCAGTCGACGCCACGCAGAAACTCAAAGCACTGGCTTCGCGCGGCGAAATGCAGGGTGAATTGGGCGACCTGACGATCCGCATTGCGGTGGACACCGACAAGCGGCTGCTCACGATCACCGACCGCGGAATCGGCATGACGGCCGACGAGGTCGACCGCTACATCAACCAGATCGCCTTCTCGGGCGCCGAGGAGTTCATGGCCAAGTACAAGGATCAGGCGATCATCGGCCACTTCGGTCTGGGGTTCTACTCTTCGTTCATGGTCGCGGACAAAGTGGAGATCATCACCAGATCCTACAAGGAGGGCAGCAAAACCGTGCATTGGGAGTGCAACGGCTCGCCCGAGTTCTCGATGGAGGAGAGCGACGAGGCGCACGACCGCGGGACGACGATCGTCCTGCACCTCTCCGAAGAGGCCAAGGAGTACGCCGAAGCGGCCAAAATCGAGGAATTGCTGCGCAAATACTGCCGGTTCCTGCCCGTTCCCATCGCCTTCGGCAAGGTCAAGGAGTGGAAAGACGGCAAGTATGTCGATACCGACAAGGACAACATCGTCAACGACACCGATCCGCTGTGGATGCGCAAGCCGGCCGACATCACCGAAGAACAGTACAAGGAATTCTACCACGAGCTCTACCCGACGGGCGAAGAGCCGCTTTTCTCGATCCACCTGAACATCGACTATCCGTTCCACCTGACGGGCATTCTCTACTTCCCGAAGATCCGCAACAACTTCGAGATTCAGAAGAACAAGATCCAGCTCTACTCCAACCAGGTCTACGTGACGGATCAGGTTGAGGGAATCGTACCGGAGTACCTCACGCTGTTGCACGGCGTGATCGATTCGCCCGACATCCCGCTCAACGTCTCGCGCAGCTATCTCCAAAGCGATTCGAACGTCAAGAAGATCTCGAACTACATCACGCGCAAGGTGGCCGACCGCTTGCAGGAGTTGTTCAACACCATGCGCCCCGAATTCGAGAAGAAGTGGGACGACCTGAAAATCTTCATCCAGTACGGAATCCTCACCGATGAGAAATTCGCTGAAAAGGCGCAGTCGTTCACGCTGTGGAAGAATACCGACGGCAAATACTTCACGCCCGCCGAATACGAGGAGCTGGTCAAGGCCAACCAGACCGACAAGCACCAGACGCTCGTCTTCCTCTACGTCGACGACCCCGTCGCTAAACTCGCGGCCCTCGAAGCCGCGAAGGGCAAAGGCTACGACGTGCTCGAAATGAACGGCCCGCTCGACAACCACTACGTCAACTGGTACGAGTCGAAGCACAAGGAGCAGCGCTTCGTGCGCGTCGACAGCGACATCGTGGACAAATTGATCCAGAAGGAGGACTCGCTCAAAATGTCGCTCTCGGAGGCGCAGCAGGAGATTCTGCGCCCCGTCTTCGAAGCGCAGATGCCGCACGACGAGAAGATCCACTACAACATCGCCTTCGAGCCGATGGCAGCCGGCGAAGCGCCCGTCGTCATCACGCAGAACGAGTTCATGCGCCGCATGAAGGAGATGGCCGCCATGAGCGGCGGAGGCATGAGCCAGTTCTACGGTCAGATGCCCGATAATTTCACCCTCGTCGTCAACGGCAATCACCCGATCGTGATCGATATCCTCCAAAACGTCGAGAAGGAGTACGGCGACAAACTCAAATCGATCACCAAGAAGATCGATGCCGCCGTGCAAGAGGAGAAGCGGTTCGAGGAGACGATCGACAAGAAAAAGGAAGAGGAGCTCACCGCCGAGGAGAAAAACCAGCGCGAGGAGTTGTCGAAGAAGGTCGTCACGCTGCGCGACGAACGCAACGAACGGCTGCGCCAGATCGGCGAGAAGGATTCGCTCGTGCGGCAGATCATCGACCTGGCACTGCTCACCAACGGGATGCTCAAAGGCAAAAACCTGACGGAGTTCATCCAGCGATCGATCTCGCTGATCGAGAAATAA
- a CDS encoding GNAT family N-acetyltransferase produces MELTIRPIRREEFPLLADFLYDAIYRSDPSSPLLRQIVEHPSLRIYIADFGTLPDDRCLVAQAEGHVVGMVWVRCIRAYGYIGEGIPEFVLSVAAPCRGQGIGTRLMREMLQRLSAAGYPEASLSVQRRNPAVRLYRRLGFRTVKRTLEEYIMACDLRDTDSAVANRTAGTE; encoded by the coding sequence ATGGAACTCACGATACGTCCGATTCGCAGGGAGGAATTCCCGCTGTTGGCCGATTTTCTCTACGACGCGATCTATCGCAGCGACCCGTCGTCGCCCCTGCTGCGACAGATCGTCGAACATCCGTCGCTGCGCATCTACATCGCGGATTTCGGCACACTTCCCGACGACCGCTGCCTGGTCGCGCAAGCGGAAGGGCACGTCGTCGGAATGGTCTGGGTGCGCTGCATTCGGGCCTACGGATATATCGGCGAAGGCATTCCCGAATTCGTCCTGTCGGTCGCGGCTCCCTGTCGGGGACAGGGCATCGGCACAAGGTTGATGCGCGAGATGCTGCAACGGCTCTCCGCAGCAGGGTATCCGGAAGCCTCGCTTTCGGTGCAGCGCCGGAATCCGGCCGTGCGTCTCTACCGCCGGCTCGGATTCCGCACCGTGAAACGGACACTCGAAGAATATATCATGGCCTGCGATCTCCGCGACACGGATTCCGCCGTTGCGAACCGAACGGCTGGAACAGAGTAG
- a CDS encoding permease, producing the protein MEYITPFLYLLNTMAPYLLLGFLLAGVIHAYVPRRLYARYLSQPDFRSVALAALFGVPLPLCSCGVIPTAMSLRREGASKGAVTSFLIATPQTGVDSIVATYSVLGLPFAVIRPVVALVTALAGGWTVNRLTRSETDGILPAEGDCEVRRSGSRFVEALRYGFVDMIQDIGRWLVLGLLVAGLITILVPDNFFASFADKPLLNMAVVLLFSIPMYLCATGSIPIAAALMLKGLSPGAALVLLMAGPATNTASILVIGKVLGRRTLAAYLGAIVAGAVGFGLAIDYLLPAAWFVPSGAVHAACHGEAGYSWVEVASSALLSALLVYALMKRFIHRKNDTSMTKQIYRVGGMSCNHCKASVEKNLALLPSVTAVEVDLTAGTVAVEGTADAAEIRKVIEELGFEYKGRA; encoded by the coding sequence ATGGAATATATAACGCCGTTTCTTTACCTGCTCAATACGATGGCTCCCTACCTGCTGCTGGGATTCCTGCTGGCGGGAGTCATCCACGCCTACGTCCCGCGCAGGCTCTATGCGCGCTACCTTTCGCAGCCCGATTTCCGCTCGGTGGCGCTGGCCGCCCTCTTTGGCGTGCCGCTGCCCCTGTGTTCGTGCGGCGTGATTCCCACGGCGATGTCGCTGCGGCGCGAGGGGGCGTCGAAGGGTGCCGTGACGTCGTTTCTGATCGCCACGCCGCAGACCGGCGTCGATTCGATCGTGGCGACCTACTCGGTACTGGGCCTTCCCTTCGCCGTGATCCGGCCCGTCGTGGCGCTCGTGACGGCGCTGGCGGGCGGGTGGACGGTCAATCGGCTGACCCGCAGCGAGACCGACGGTATCCTTCCGGCGGAGGGCGACTGCGAGGTTCGTCGCAGCGGCAGCCGGTTCGTGGAGGCGTTGCGCTACGGATTCGTGGATATGATCCAGGACATCGGCCGCTGGCTGGTGCTGGGATTGCTCGTCGCAGGGCTGATTACGATTCTGGTGCCCGACAACTTTTTCGCCTCGTTCGCCGACAAGCCGCTGCTGAATATGGCCGTCGTGCTGCTCTTCTCGATTCCGATGTATCTCTGTGCCACGGGATCGATTCCGATTGCGGCGGCGTTGATGCTCAAAGGGTTGTCGCCCGGTGCGGCGCTGGTACTGCTCATGGCGGGACCGGCGACCAACACGGCGTCGATTCTGGTGATCGGCAAGGTGCTGGGACGCCGCACGCTGGCGGCCTACCTGGGGGCGATCGTCGCGGGAGCCGTGGGCTTCGGGCTGGCGATCGACTATCTGCTGCCGGCAGCGTGGTTCGTTCCTTCGGGGGCGGTACATGCGGCCTGCCACGGCGAGGCGGGCTATTCGTGGGTGGAGGTCGCGTCGAGCGCACTGCTCTCGGCTCTGCTGGTCTATGCCCTGATGAAACGGTTCATTCACAGAAAAAACGATACGAGTATGACCAAACAGATTTATCGCGTGGGCGGCATGAGCTGCAACCACTGCAAGGCCAGCGTCGAGAAGAATCTCGCGCTGCTGCCCTCCGTCACGGCCGTCGAAGTCGATCTGACAGCGGGAACGGTCGCCGTCGAGGGGACGGCGGACGCCGCCGAGATTCGGAAGGTGATCGAGGAGTTGGGCTTCGAGTACAAGGGGCGCGCATAA
- a CDS encoding GNAT family N-acetyltransferase, producing MVYRLETERLRLREWLPEDREPLAAMNADRRVMEFFPHPLSRAESDAFFDRIVAEWAESGRGLYAVERRGDGRLIGLTGLHRAAFEASFTPCIEIGWRFVAEVWGQGYATEAARAVLHDAFGRLGLPRVYSFTAAVNLRSERVMRRLGMRNLGGFDHPALPVGHLLRRHVLYAAARDTFEGRFFVRP from the coding sequence ATGGTGTATCGTTTGGAGACGGAGCGGTTGCGGCTGAGGGAGTGGCTTCCGGAGGACAGGGAGCCGCTGGCCGCGATGAATGCCGACCGGAGGGTAATGGAGTTTTTCCCGCACCCGCTGTCGCGGGCGGAGTCGGACGCTTTTTTCGATCGGATCGTCGCCGAATGGGCGGAGTCCGGTCGGGGACTGTATGCCGTCGAACGACGCGGGGACGGACGGTTGATCGGGTTGACGGGGCTGCACCGTGCGGCCTTCGAGGCGTCGTTTACACCCTGTATCGAGATCGGATGGCGGTTCGTCGCCGAGGTCTGGGGGCAGGGCTATGCCACCGAAGCGGCGCGGGCCGTGCTGCACGATGCCTTCGGCCGGTTGGGACTGCCGCGGGTGTACTCCTTTACGGCGGCGGTGAACCTTCGTTCGGAGCGGGTGATGCGGCGGCTGGGGATGCGCAACCTCGGCGGATTCGATCATCCGGCCTTGCCCGTCGGGCATCTCCTGCGGCGGCATGTGCTCTATGCGGCTGCACGGGATACTTTCGAGGGACGATTTTTCGTTAGACCTTAA
- a CDS encoding aldose 1-epimerase encodes MIRSCEWHGTQAVEFTKRDYTALLVPSVGANLVRLAHTRLGVEVLRTPSEREHDEFLRRPHVYGVPILFPPNRIADGRFRFDGREYRFPITRPEENNYHHGILKSQSFAVSKAVETPDEVLIETRCYSNAASDAIYRDFPHAFKCKITYRLSAEGLEQEVMFGNKSDLPMPVGVGFHTPLNVPFAGGDAADYRLRMAVGERFELNGRNLPTGRLLPLDERFARLRAPEGLQATGCEAIEAGFSVREIEVDGRPFRGAVVENRRTGVRVFYEVDSQTLYWTLWNNGGQVPYCCPEPQSWATDAPNLPDRERWGFRSIPPGGKWSIRYRLYVK; translated from the coding sequence ATGATCCGTTCGTGCGAATGGCACGGGACGCAGGCCGTGGAGTTCACCAAGCGGGACTACACGGCCTTGCTCGTTCCGTCGGTGGGGGCGAATCTGGTGCGGCTGGCCCATACGCGATTGGGAGTGGAGGTGTTGCGCACGCCGTCGGAACGGGAGCATGACGAGTTCCTTCGGCGTCCCCATGTCTACGGCGTGCCGATCCTCTTTCCGCCCAACCGGATCGCCGACGGACGGTTTCGGTTCGACGGCCGCGAATACCGCTTCCCGATTACCCGTCCCGAGGAGAACAACTACCATCACGGCATCCTCAAAAGCCAGTCGTTCGCGGTGTCTAAGGCCGTCGAGACGCCCGACGAGGTGCTGATCGAAACACGCTGTTATTCGAATGCGGCCTCGGATGCGATCTATCGGGATTTCCCGCACGCCTTCAAGTGCAAGATCACCTACCGGCTTTCGGCCGAAGGGTTGGAGCAGGAGGTGATGTTCGGCAATAAGAGCGACCTTCCCATGCCTGTCGGCGTGGGATTCCACACGCCGCTCAACGTTCCCTTCGCCGGCGGCGATGCGGCGGACTACCGGCTCCGTATGGCCGTGGGCGAACGTTTCGAGTTGAACGGACGCAATCTCCCGACCGGACGGCTGCTGCCGCTCGACGAACGGTTTGCACGGCTGCGTGCTCCCGAAGGGTTGCAGGCGACCGGCTGCGAGGCGATCGAAGCTGGTTTTTCGGTGCGCGAGATTGAGGTCGACGGCCGGCCTTTCCGCGGTGCCGTGGTAGAGAATCGCCGTACGGGAGTGCGGGTTTTCTACGAGGTCGACTCCCAGACGCTCTATTGGACGCTCTGGAACAACGGCGGGCAGGTGCCCTACTGCTGTCCCGAGCCGCAGTCGTGGGCCACCGATGCGCCGAATCTGCCCGACCGCGAACGGTGGGGATTCCGCTCGATCCCGCCGGGCGGCAAGTGGTCGATCCGTTACCGGTTGTATGTGAAATAA
- the trxA gene encoding thioredoxin, translating into MAIELTTENYGEVAASKLPVLIDFGAEWCGPCRMVAPIVEELAGEYEGRVLICTCDAEKSDDIVATYKVRNIPTLVFLKEGQEVARIVGATTKAEIVDKLSKLL; encoded by the coding sequence ATGGCAATTGAACTGACAACTGAAAATTACGGCGAGGTCGCCGCCTCGAAACTCCCTGTTTTGATCGATTTCGGTGCCGAATGGTGCGGTCCCTGCCGCATGGTGGCACCGATTGTCGAAGAGTTGGCCGGAGAGTACGAAGGCCGCGTGTTGATCTGCACATGCGATGCGGAGAAGAGCGACGACATCGTGGCGACCTATAAGGTGCGCAACATCCCGACGCTCGTCTTTCTGAAGGAGGGACAGGAGGTCGCCAGAATCGTGGGTGCGACGACCAAGGCGGAGATCGTCGACAAATTGTCGAAACTGCTCTGA